The Corynebacterium felinum DNA segment TTGCGGGCGCGTTCGATGTTGTCGTTGGGGACGGAGGCTTTCTTTGCCTTGCGGATCATGTCGTCGAGCGTTGGGTTGGCGGATGGGTCGCCACCACCGGTGCGTGCAGCTACTTCGATGTTTTTGATGAGCTTGGCAAATTCTTTGCCGCGCTTGGCATCGTTCGCTGCCTTCTTGTGCTTGGTGGTTGCCCATTTAGAATGGCCTGCCATTGGGTCCCTTTCTGCTCGTTGTAGCTGGGAATATCGTGAGAATGTGTCCCTAGAATTTTTCTAGTTTCTCCGATGTGCTCTGACGAAATAAAAATTATACGGCAAAAGGTGCCCTCACCCCTACCTCTAGTGTGTTTGTCGGGTTTTATCCGGCTATGTGGTGGCGGGGTTTGCTTGAGTCATCGGGAGGATACTCACACCTTTGGCGCGGTTGCGGGTCAGTCCTTCTTGGGTAACAATGGCAACAAGGTCGCCTGTTTCGTTGAATACTCGCCCGTGTGTGAGCGCACGACCGGCGTGGGCGGATGGGGTGATTTGGTCGTAGAGCAGCCATTCGTCGGCGCGGAATGGGCGCAGGAACCAGATGGCGTGATCGAGTGAGGCCATTTGGATTTCTGCACCTGGATGGGGCACGAGTGCTGTGTACAGCAGGGTCATATCGGACATATAGGCCAAGGTGCACTGGTGGAAGTGTTCAATATCTGGCAGTCGTTTTTTGGATTTGAACCAGACGAGTTGGCGCGCGTGGGTGCGTCCGTCGTAGTCGGCGGTGTTGACGATCCTAAAGTCCCATTCGGTCCACGATTTCAACAGTGTTTGCGCGCTTTCGGGTAGCGCATCGTAGTCCACTGGAATGTCGTGTGGTTTGGGCACGTCGGGGATTTCGTCGCTGTGCTCAAGGCCTAGGTCACCGCGGCGGTGGAAAGAGCAGTTCATGATGAATATTGCTTCGCCGTTTTGTACAGCGGTTACTTGGCGACTGCGGAAGCTGCGGCCATCCCGCACGGTATCCACATGGAAAATGGTGGGTTTGGTGGAATCACCAGGTCCGACGAAGTATCCGTGAAGTGAATGCAGTGCACATTCTGGGTCGACACTATCGACTGCAGCCGACAGCGCTTGGGCAGCTACCTGCCCGCCGAATGTGCGGGTGAGCAAGGAGGGGATGACGGGTCCGCGGTAGAGGCCCGGGTCGATCTTTTCTAAGGTGAGGATGTCGGCGATGCCTGCGCCTTCAGAAAAGTGTGGGGCGGTTACGTTCATGGGACTTTTAGCTTTCTTTGTCTCCAGTGTTGTCATAGTTATGCACTGTCACTTTCCGACACTACTGACCTTTCCCACCTACCGTGAATAGATTACGCGCTCATGCGTGTGTACTTGATGGAAGGTGGTGGCAGCGTGTAAGTCTTCGTTCATCCTAACGAAGCTGATCATCAATCCCTGAAGTACAGGGGCTACACGCGGGGGGATGAATCCGTATTCTTTGCTGTTAAGTCGCGGTATCTTGGTTATTCTCACACGGCGTTGTTCATTGAAGTTGCTGCTTTAAAGAGCTACTTTTTCGCCACTATTCTCGGTTGCGTTTGTGCGTGAGTCGTCTATCGTGGCCCGTTTTCCACTGTATGGGGCATGTCGGTGGGTTGTTACTCAACCGATGGGTTGAGTGTGGATCGGTCAGCTCGATGTATTTGTTGGCCGTGAGCGCGCTGAAGCTGGTTTTCTTTGCGCGAGTCTGTCATTGTTGTGTGCATGAATTCTTTCGCAGCCGAGTCGAAATCGCCCACGTTTAGTTTTATGCATCCTCGCCGTGTGCATAAGGCTGTGGCGATTGGGGAAATGTTTACCTGGTCTTTTCTGATTATTGGCATGATCTTGAAGTATTCCTCCACCACTGCGGCGGTTGTTCCGATTGCTGGTGGCATTCATGGTTTCGGTTTCTTGTGCTTTGTTATTTTCACTCTCGCTATTTGGGTAAATAATTCCTGGCCAGCTTCCTGGGGTGTGCTGGGTGTTGCAGTGTCAGCGATTCCTTTTGCGGCTTTGCCGTTCATGCTGCTGGCCGAAAAGAAGGGTTTGTTGGACCAGGATTGGCGCTTCCGTGATGGTGAGCAGCCTCGCACTGTCGCGGAGAAGGTTTTAGCGCTTGTGGTGCGGAATCCAGTGCGTGCGGTAGTGGTCGGTGTAGTGCTGGTGGCGTTCGTGTTTACTGTGTTGCTGCATCTGGGTCCGCCTGTGGATGTGGAAAAGGCGTTGAGCTCTTCTTCGTAGAAAGCTCGCTGTGCTTTGTTTGTACCCCCCTCTTTGTTTTTCGATCTTGACGGGGTGTGCGTGATGGTGCAAGCTGTGTTGAATCAATGAATTATTTTTCATTGTGGCGGTGCCCAGGTTCGTGGGGTGGGAGTGTGGGTGCCGTGTTTTTCGCTTGACACTGTTTTCGAAAGTACTCTTCACCATTGTGACTATTCCTCAATCGCTCCCCGATACTTCCCCCGCCCAAGGCGATGTTTCTACTGTTTCGCCTGATAAAGTGGGGAATTTAGGTTTTCCCCGGCCGAGGCTCGGTGTCGGTATTGGCGCGGTGTTGTGGGGTGCGTGGTTGATCAGTCGCGTGTTGTTGTTGCGGTTGACTAGCATGAATGAGTGGACAACGGGTGATGTTCACTATTATTTTTTGGGGGTTTCGGGGTTGGCGCCGGAGGCGATGCGGGAGTATCCGGCGGTTGGGGTGTGGCCGGCTCATCTTGTGTATTTTTTCACTGATGGTTCGATTGAGCAGTACTTGCCGCAGTTTATAGGGGCTTGTTTGCTTATCGACGCCGTATTCTTCGCCGTTTTGTTACGCGGGGTTTCCGCGTCTTCGAGTTGCACTATTATTTCTGCGGCGCTGATGTGGATTGTTTTTGCCCCTGCTACTGGTGCCACTTTTGTCCACCGCCTTGATCTCTACCCTGCGGTTATTGTGGCATTAGCGGGGCTTTCGTTATTTACCCGACCTGCTGTCAGCGGTGCGCTTTTGGCTTTAGCTACCATGATTAAGCTGTGGCCGGTTGCCTTGACCGCTGGATTAGTGTCTGGGTGGAAAAACCGTTCAACCTACGTTTCCTTGGGATGGTTTTCTTTCAGCTTGGTAATACTGGGTGCATTGGTAGCAGTCACCGGTGGTTTTTCCCGCCTGACGTCCCCTTTGGAGTATCAAGACGAGCGGGGTTTGCAGATCGAATCCATTGCCGCTACTCCCTTTATGTTTGCCGCAAGTCAGGACCACTCGGGTAGTTATGCGGTGTGGTATGCGCCGTCGAAAAGCTTTGAAATCACAGGCCCTGGGGTGGACATCGGGTTGCAACTGAGCACGACTGTCATGGTCTGCACAGTACTTGCAGGGATTGCGTGGGCACTTGTGATGGCGTGG contains these protein-coding regions:
- a CDS encoding acyl-CoA thioesterase; translation: MNVTAPHFSEGAGIADILTLEKIDPGLYRGPVIPSLLTRTFGGQVAAQALSAAVDSVDPECALHSLHGYFVGPGDSTKPTIFHVDTVRDGRSFRSRQVTAVQNGEAIFIMNCSFHRRGDLGLEHSDEIPDVPKPHDIPVDYDALPESAQTLLKSWTEWDFRIVNTADYDGRTHARQLVWFKSKKRLPDIEHFHQCTLAYMSDMTLLYTALVPHPGAEIQMASLDHAIWFLRPFRADEWLLYDQITPSAHAGRALTHGRVFNETGDLVAIVTQEGLTRNRAKGVSILPMTQANPATT
- a CDS encoding DUF3817 domain-containing protein gives rise to the protein MHPRRVHKAVAIGEMFTWSFLIIGMILKYSSTTAAVVPIAGGIHGFGFLCFVIFTLAIWVNNSWPASWGVLGVAVSAIPFAALPFMLLAEKKGLLDQDWRFRDGEQPRTVAEKVLALVVRNPVRAVVVGVVLVAFVFTVLLHLGPPVDVEKALSSSS
- a CDS encoding glycosyltransferase 87 family protein, translating into MTIPQSLPDTSPAQGDVSTVSPDKVGNLGFPRPRLGVGIGAVLWGAWLISRVLLLRLTSMNEWTTGDVHYYFLGVSGLAPEAMREYPAVGVWPAHLVYFFTDGSIEQYLPQFIGACLLIDAVFFAVLLRGVSASSSCTIISAALMWIVFAPATGATFVHRLDLYPAVIVALAGLSLFTRPAVSGALLALATMIKLWPVALTAGLVSGWKNRSTYVSLGWFSFSLVILGALVAVTGGFSRLTSPLEYQDERGLQIESIAATPFMFAASQDHSGSYAVWYAPSKSFEITGPGVDIGLQLSTTVMVCTVLAGIAWALVMAWKNAWTPHAALSFFIAMIFLLITANKVFSPQYIVWLGPILAVALLLHPVRYVYVLAAGVCAVAVMGQVIYPFHYDEMLTVPFAASTGITMLVLRNLSILVLTIIACSFAYSELRRAVAQRS